One Alnus glutinosa chromosome 3, dhAlnGlut1.1, whole genome shotgun sequence genomic region harbors:
- the LOC133862216 gene encoding U11/U12 small nuclear ribonucleoprotein 31 kDa protein, translated as MHSKVLNKHTISASIATDNDHAPKFIKKHVYKDKSRCYECGEEGHMSYECPKSLGPQDYPCPKGLRAVWPKRKEMGLDDKGLGFDNENWASVVNSDQRLLTRGGNGGDTQKMKKAKKASYFCDESGDEDKNLGFWLYLSGVNVRFFKINLVNVCTCV; from the coding sequence ATGCATAGTAAGGTCCTCAACAAGCACACCATCTCTGCCTCCATCGCCACAGACAACGACCACGCCCCGAAGTTCATCAAGAAGCACGTATACAAGGACAAGTCCCGATGCTACGAGTGCGGGGAGGAAGGGCATATGTCCTACGAGTGCCCCAAGAGCCTAGGGCCCCAGGACTATCCGTGCCCAAAAGGTCTCAGGGCGGTGTGGCCCAAGAGAAAGGAGATGGGTTTGGATGATAAAGGATTGGGGTTCGACAATGAAAATTGGGCGTCAGTGGTGAACAGTGATCAACGGTTGTTGACGAGGGGAGGCAACGGTGGGGATACGCAAAAGATGAAGAAGGCCAAGAAAGCGAGTTATTTTTGTGACGAGAGTGGTGATGAGGATAAGAATTTAGGATTTTGGTTGTATTTGAGTGGTGTTAATGTAAGattttttaagatcaatttGGTCAATGTATGTACGTGTGTTTGA
- the LOC133862215 gene encoding uncharacterized protein LOC133862215, producing MAFALGFSPKHSLYSRALWVPSVSVNPFVTSPVSKVPSSSSNNIHQLKLKHPQRPRASSSEGVPGELIEDSKFVPLTADDPVYGPPALLLLGFEVEEAAKIQQLLKDLGGEFLEVIFCTEDMITRPLWEAMHTKQPHLEAVKIAKSLPRICFLSGLSGEEMIMFIDAFPETGLEPAVFAALVPNSADKPVQELIEEIMGDHEMLTAKQSSST from the exons ATGGCATTCGCGCTTGGGTTCTCTCCAAAACATTCTCTCTACTCTCGTGCGCTTTGGGTTCCTTCAGTTTCTGTAAACCCTTTTGTGACTTCACCTGTCTCAAAAGTTCCATCATCATCCTCAAACAACATCCATCAGCTGAAGCTCAAGCATCCCCAACGACCACGAGCATCTTCTTCTGAAG GAGTCCCTGGTGAGTTAATTGAAGATTCCAAATTTGTACCTTTGACTGCTGACGATCCCGTATATGGTCCACCT GCTTTATTGTTATTGGGCTTTGAAGTGGAGGAGGCCGCAAAg ATACAACAACTGTTGAAAGACTTGGGTGGTGAATTCCTGGAG GTTATTTTTTGTACTGAAGATATGATTACTCGTCCCCTCTGGGAAGCAATGCATACAAAGCAACCTCATTTGGAAGCAGTAAAG ATAGCTAAGTCACTGCCACGGATTTGTTTCTTATCTGGTCTTAGTGGAGAGGAGATGATAATGTTTATTGATGCTTTTCCAGAAACTG GACTAGAACCAGCTGTCTTTGCAGCTCTTGTTCCCAACAGTGCTGACAAACCAGTGCAGGAGTTGATAGAGGAGATTATGGGTGACCATGAAATGCTG ACGGCAAAGCAATCCAGCTCAACCTAG